A single window of Colletes latitarsis isolate SP2378_abdomen chromosome 11, iyColLati1, whole genome shotgun sequence DNA harbors:
- the Arpc2 gene encoding actin-related protein 2/3 complex, subunit 2, which translates to MILLEIHNRILEETLTNKVKNALSGHKPEPTDVVVADFDGVLFHISNLSGDKSKIRISILLKFYKQLQEHGADELLIRKYGSYLIAPENGFNVSVLLDLENLPEDWEALVKNIALLKRHCFASVFEKYFDFQEEYYDSPGTQLQKRAVIQYRDEETMYVEAKSDRVTVVFSTIFKDEDDMVIGKLFLQELKEGRRASHTAPQVLFNHREPPLELQDSEAAIGDCIGYITFVLFPRHTNREARDNTIDLIHMFRNYLHYHIKCSKVYIHSRMRTKTTDFLKVINRARSQSKNTEKKTITGRTFIRKE; encoded by the exons ATGATTTTGTTAGAGATACACAACAGGATACTTGAAGAAACCTTAACTAACAAAGTTAAAAATGCTTTATCGGG ACACAAACCAGAACCAACAGACGTTGTTGTGGCTGACTTTGATGGAGTTCTGTTTCACATTTCGAACCTGAGTGGTGATAAGTCAAAAATCAGA ATAAGCATTCTGCTAAAATTTTACAAACAATTGCAAGAACACGGAGCTGACGAATTGCTAATACGCAAATATGGATCTTATCTTATTGCACCCGAGAATG GTTTCAATGTTTCAGTATTGTTGGATTTGGAAAATCTACCAGAAGATTGGGAGGCATTGGTTAAAAATATTGCGCTTTTAAAAAGACATTGTTTTGCCAGTGTTTTTGAAAAATACTTTGATTTTCAAGAGGAGTATTATGATTCACCAGGAACACAGCTGCAAAAGCGGGCAGTGATTCAGTATAGGGATGAAGAAACCAT GTACGTAGAAGCGAAAAGTGACAGAGTAACGGTGGTGTTTAGTACGATATTCAAAGACGAGGATGATATGGTAATCGggaaattatttttacaagAATTGAAGGAGGGCAGACGAGCAAGTCACACGGCTCCACAGGTTTTATTCAATCATCGCGAGCCACCGTTGGAATTGCAAGACTCTGAGGCGGCCATTGGCGACTGTATTGGATATATTACGTTTg TTCTATTTCCACGTCACACAAATAGAGAAGCCCGCGACAATACGATCGACCTAATTCACATGTTTAGAAATTACCTGCACTATCATATCAAATGCAGTAAGGTGTATATTCACTCAAGAATGCGTACCAAAACTACAGACTTTCTAAAAGTAATAAATCGGGCCAGATCTCAGTCGAAAAATACTGAAAAGAAAACCATCAC GGGTCGAACATTCATCAGGAAGGAATGA
- the LOC143347575 gene encoding uncharacterized protein LOC143347575, whose amino-acid sequence MDEATTTVTSILSSSSFSPCSPNEVAIRPGDCVEGGVEEWLEDEALPGFRVWQLAGIILSILLSVLVGLCCCIRFRVPRTKQEIEANYVREKITKSFRNELYKINNGEMDEMDLEKALNKIRIKFDAEMHEPRTESQKTIEKNTQRGLLSRFNATISGIRFTKADSII is encoded by the exons ATGGACGAAGCAACAACTACCGTCACGTCAATTTTGTCCTCGTCGTCTTTTTCACCATGCTCTCCCAACGAAGTGGCCATACGCCCCGGAGATTGCGTCGAAGGCGGAGTCGAAGAATGGTTGGAAGACGAAGCGTTGCCTGGATTTCGTGTTTGGCAATTAGCCGGAATAATCCTTTCCATTTTGCTTAGCGTACTCGTTGGACTCTGTTGTTGTATTCGATTCAGAGTACCGCGAACTAAACAAGAAATAGAGGCCAATTACGTACGAGAAAAAATTACGAAAAGCTTTAGAAACGAACTATATAAAATTAACAACGGCGAAATGGACGAAATGGATTTGGAAAAAG ctttaaataaaattcgaatCAAGTTCGACGCGGAAATGCACGAACCGCGAACGGAAAGTCAAAAAACAATAGAAAAAAACACACAACGTGGATTATTATCAAGGTTTAATGCAACAATTAGTGGAATTCGTTTCACCAAAGCTGATAGTATCATTTAA
- the Samdc gene encoding S-adenosylmethionine decarboxylase, translating into MATTKDDIADNVQFFEGVEKLLEIWFTSNSSVNRKQGDLRQIPQRKWQSLLKIVRCEIISICRTEQVDAYVLSESSMFLSKRRLILKTCGTTTPLQCLEPLLELVKEYTGFEEVENVFYSRKNYKKPELQISPHQAFEEEVALLNTFFPDGAAYCLGSVETDCWYLYALNREKSVDEPSEPDQTLEILMTHLDPEVMAVFTRDVCSSADEATQKSGIDKLIPNMIIDDFLFEPCGYSMNGVSKNGNYMTIHITPESEFSYVSFESNIPETSYEEIIRRVLNTFKPKKFVVTIFANKESIAASCPRDLEQTDCLKCSGDWLRTDVQYCRFKNYDLTCAFYSRFPS; encoded by the exons ATGGCAACCACAAAGGACGACATCGCCGACAACGTGCAATTTTTCGAAGGCGTGGAGAAGCTGCTGGAGATTTGGTTCACGAGCAACAGCAGCGTAAACAGAAAGCAGGGCGATCTGAGGCAGATTCCCCA ACGGAAATGGCAGTCCTTATTGAAGATTGTTCGTTGCGAGATAATCAGCATTTGTCGAACCGAGCAAGTGGACGCTTATGTTCTCag tgaAAGCAGTATGTTCCTATCAAAGCGTAGGCTAATTCTAAAAACGTGTGGTACAACCACACCTCTTCAGTGTTTGGAGCCACTTTTAGAGTTGGTGAAAGAGTACACTGGCTTTGAGGAAGTAGAG AATGTGTTTTATTCCcggaaaaattacaaaaagccAGAGTTACAGATATCTCCCCATCAAGCATTCGAGGAAGAAGTAGCTCTGCTGAATACATTTTTCCCAG acggtGCAGCGTATTGTTTAGGATCCGTAGAGACAGACTGTTGGTACTTGTACGCTctgaacagagaaaaatcggtGGACGAGCCATCGGAGCCGGATCAGACGCTGGAAATCCTCATGACGCATTTGGATCCAGAAGTAATGGCCGTTTTCACGAGGGACGTTTGCTCGTCTGCTGATGAAGCCACCCAGAAATCTGGAATCGACAAATTAATCCCAAACATGATCATTGACGATTTTCTATTCGAGCCCTGTGGATATTCCATGAATGGAGTCTCGAAAAAT GGAAACTACATGACCATCCACATAACGCCAGAATCAGAATTTTCGTACGTGTCGTTCGAGAGCAACATTCCAGAAACTTCCTACGAGGAAATAATACGACGAGTTCTCAATACTTTCAAACCAAAGAAGTTCGTCGTAACCATATTCGCCAATAAAGAGTCGATAGCCGCCAGTTGTCCCCGCGATTTGGAGCAAACCGACTGTTTAAAATGTTCTGGTGATTGGCTTCGAACGGACGTTCAGTATTGTCGTTTCAAAAACTACGATCTGACCTGCGCGTTTTATTCGAGATTCCCGAGCTGA
- the LOC143347573 gene encoding U3 small nucleolar RNA-associated protein 14 homolog A, translated as MSDSEYLDDTEQIISESHSKLLEAVSQLDKNQRVKKAERSEPTLEVSEFHLVKSGISDRDAVYMNDLSKALGRKGHHLDITKNIKFARNKSNILKKPLEKPVAERIKRIVGFENAKKELNKWNAIITRNRVAGSLQFPMNQSSMRLEPSKQFVKRFRLRSELEEKLAALEPQKENIEEKVNEFSSTMQEIVAKRQEAARIRAQQSYKESKSRRERKIKSKKFHRYQKKKRIKVQLKEFEELQKTDPEAALEKLEQLDKSRAEERMSLRHKSTGKWAKSKQIRAKYDKDTRQELAQQLSVSRELTLKFKKPDDCEPDEDDNSPSTQSVSYDPENPWTSTNKSETEIDEFVKNYRKYWDEQNNRSENQKLDVSKTDKNESDINKVNVSMENINNHATLEDEGTNCTKSSESNSSENEIMKKKPSTDDKKLNRKSKLLKQDLNKATATSVWSVESVENLPKPSTLNILNNEEVNNIFDDMEEKMKDKVKLKLQQFTENYNKKSKKYETKKNFKIEEGNFDGLEIPLKNPKPIIDSSLHETIDKNDSMKEINSELNIVKDRSSLVVNKPSEIDPTKYINVEPKRLNTGLLEIDAKGGDALDDSENDDDNHNIISEAFADDDVIEEFRKEKQDEVEKFQPKDIDLTIPGWGNWYGKNIKVSKQKKRRFILKFPKDLPRKDENKGDVIILEENNKKLKEHQVNELPFPFTSVKDYEASLRMPIGRNFVPEISHRKLIEPIVKTSMGKVIEPMDENVLLKQENKCRSLIHKKRSKVIKKKRVK; from the exons ATGAGTGATTCAGAATATTTAGATGACACCGAACAAATTATATCGGAATCTCATTCTAAACTTCTCGAAGCCGTATCACAACTTGACAAAAATCAAAG AGTAAAGAAAGCTGAGAGGAGCGAACCTACTTTGGAAGTTTCTGAATTTCACTTGGTAAAGAGTGGAATATCTGACAGAGATGCAGTTTACATGAATGATTTGTCAAAAGCATTGGGCAGAAAGGGTCACCATCTTGatattaccaaaaatataaaatttgccAGAAATAAATCAAATATTCTGAAGAAACCATTGGAAAAACCAGTCGCAGAAAGA ATAAAAAGGATTGTTGGTTTTGAGAATGCAAAGAAAGAACTGAACAAATGGAACGCTATAATAACCAGAAACAGAGTGGCAGGGTCCCTTCAGTTTCCCATGAATCAATCGTCGATGAGATTGGAGCCATCCAAACAATTTGTCAAGAGATTCAGGCTTAGATCGGAGTTGGAGGAAAAACTGGCTGCTTTGGAGCCGCAGAAAGAGAATATTGAAGAGAAAGTCAATGAATTTTCCTCAACAATGCAGGAAATTGTTGCAAAGAGGCAAGAAGCTGCTAGAATCAGAGCACAACAA TCTTACAAGGAATCGAAGAGTCGTCGTGAAAGGAAAATCAAGAGCAAAAAATTTCATCgttatcaaaaaaaaaaaagaataaaggtGCAATTGAAAGAGTTTGAGGAATTGCAGAAAACTGATCCTGAAGCTGCGTTGGAGAAACTAGAACAACTGGATAAGAGCAGAGCTGAGGAACGAATGTCGTTGAGGCACAAGAGTACTGGGAAATGGGCGAAATCAAAACAAATTAGGGCGAAATACGATAAAGAC ACTCGACAAGAACTCGCACAACAATTATCGGTTAGTCGAGAATTGACGCTAAAGTTTAAAAAACCAGACGATTGTGAACCCGATGAGGATGACAATTCTCCTTCCACACAGTCTGTTTCTTACGACCCAGAAAATCCATGGACGTCTACTAATAAATCCGAAACGGAAATAGACGAGTTTGTTAAAAATTACCGTAAATATTGGGACGAACAAAATAATCGATCCGAAAATCAGAAACTCGACGTAAGCAAGACCGATAAAAACGAAAGTGATATCAACAAAGTAAACGTTTCaatggaaaatataaataatcatGCTACTTTAGAAG ATGAAGGTACTAATTGTACAAAATCATCAGAATCGAATAGTTCAGAGAatgaaataatgaaaaaaaaaccgTCGACAGATGATAAGAAATTGAACAGAAAGTCCAAATTATTAAAGCAAGACTTAAACAAAGCCACAGCCACTTCCGTTTGGAGCGTAGAATCCGTCGAAAATTTACCTAAACCTTCGACGTTGAACATTTTAAATAATGAAGAAGTGAACAATATATTTGATGACATGGAAGAAAAAATGAAAGACAAAGTTAAATTGAAACTCCAACAATTTACagaaaattacaataaaaaatcaaagaaaTATGAAACAAAAAAGAATTTTAAGATTGAGGAAGGGAATTTTGACGGACTGGAAATTCCATTAAAAAATCCGAAACCAATCATAGATTCATCTTTGCATGAAACTATAGACAAAAATGATTCAATGAAAGAAATAAATAGTGAATTGAACATTGTTAAAGATAGAAGTAGTTTGGTAGTAAATAAACCAAGTGAAATAGATCCGACTAAGTATATAAACGTGGAACCTAAGAGATTGAATACTGGATTGCTAGAAATCGATGCAAAAGGTGGCGATGCTTTAGATGATagtgaaaacgacgacgacaacCATAATATAATTAGCGAAGCATTTGCTGATGATGATGTAATCGAAGAATTTCGAAAAGAAAAGCAAGATGAG GTGGAGAAGTTCCAACCTAAGGATATCGATTTAACTATACCAGGATGGGGAAATTGgtatgggaaaaatattaaagtatcgAAACAGAAAAAAAGACGTTTCATTTTGAAGTTTCCTAAAGATTTGCCAAGAAAAGATGAAAATAAAGGAGATGTTATAATAttggaagaaaataataaaaaattgaaagaaCACCAAGTAAACGAATTACCATTTCCATTTACCAGTGTCAAAGACTATGAAGCCAGTTTGAGAATGCCGATTGGAAGAAATTTTGTACCTGAAATTTCTCACAGGAAGTTAATCGAACCTATTGTTAAAACTAGTATGGGGAAAGTTATTGAACCTATGGATGAAAATGTTTTAttgaaacaagaaaataaatgtCGAAGTCTTATTCATAAGAAAAGAAGCaaagtaattaaaaagaaaagagtAAAGTAG
- the Sys1 gene encoding sys1 golgi trafficking protein, whose protein sequence is MNSISGQFRKTIWDPILIISQIIAVQTVMYFCLGLWIWIIASLLGSTKSLDYAFHYKEIHVRDFAGQLTIIVFIINALIGAFALWWLVQRTKQCMDFACTAHLIHLLCCWIYNTSFPSTFSWWCLNIVSLSIMCVCGEFLCMKTELQAIPLGMNSHKTAL, encoded by the coding sequence ATGAACAGTATATCTGGACAGTTTCGCAAAACAATATGGGATCCCATTCTGATAATATCACAAATAATAGCAGTCCAAACTGTCATGTACTTCTGCCTGGGTTTATGGATTTGGATCATTGCTTCATTACTGGGATCGACCAAATCCTTGgattatgcatttcattataagGAAATACATGTTCGGGACTTTGCCGGACAACTTACTATAATTGTCTTTATTATAAATGCCTTAATTGGCGCATTTGCTCTGTGGTGGTTGGTGCAAAGGACAAAACAGTGTATGGATTTTGCATGTACGGCTCATTTGATACATTTGTTGTGCTGTTGGATCTACAACACAAGTTTCCCTTCTACCTTCAGCTGGTGGTGCTTGAATATTGTGTCTTTAAGTATAATGTGTGTCTGTGGAGAATTCCTCTGTATGAAAACTGAATTACAAGCTATACCGTTGGGTATGAACAGTCACAAAACAGCtttgtaa
- the LOC143348007 gene encoding uncharacterized protein LOC143348007 isoform X1 → MPFWNFFHDIFSGKSSEEPRNDCFRNPIWQNDEDDDDVDDFRHSRKRNHFHIFSGPLEITRYFESQIDEILKNFMFGFGNQVPGQNTFIDTFPFENSQQENLRDKMLKSSEKVNQLEPKLDTDLDKEVTVDNFSNIWGQYSKVEPPEAMFPKQRIFGKSIIKRFIHRPDGTIEQKQVIRDNEGNEETIVSHQMGDKMYTVITKKDKYGVETKTENIVNIDSSESKKIEEKLLPFRDSSTDFNFGLNYFPWEKFFKPDPKL, encoded by the exons ATGCCGTTTTGGAATTTCTTCCACGATATATTTTCTGGGAAAAGTTCTGAAGAACCCAGAAATGATTG TTTCAGGAATCCAATTTGGCAAAATGACGAAGATGACGATGATGTCGACGATTTCAG GCATTCCCGGAAAAGAAACcattttcatatttttagtGGCCCGCTAGAAATCACACGATATTTTGAATCCCAAATagatgaaatattaaagaattTTATGTTTGGATTTGGCAATCAag TTCCAGGTCAGAATACATTTATTGATACATTTCCATTTGAAAATTCTCAACAAGAAAATTTACGCGACAAAATGTTAAAATCATCAGAAAAGGTAAATCAATTAGAACCAAAACTGGACACAGACTTGGATAAAGA GGTCACAGTGGACAATTTTTCCAACATTTGGGGTCAatatagtaaagtggaaccacctgAAGCTATGTTTCCAAAACAACGTATTTTTGGAAAATCCATAATTAAACGTTTCATCCACAGACCGGATGGAACAATAGAACAGAAGCAAGTAATCAGAGACAATGAAGGGAACGAAGAAACAATTGTTTCACATCAAATGGGTGACAAAATGTATACTGTTATCACCAAAAAAGACAAATATGGCGTAGAAACTAAAACAGAGAATATTGTCAATATAGACAGCA GTGAATCGAAAAAAATAGAGGAAAAATTGTTACCATTTAGAGACAGTAGTACTGATTTTAATTTTGGCTTGAATTACTTTCCTTGGGAAAAGTTTTTCAAACCGGATCCAAAATTGTAA
- the LOC143348007 gene encoding uncharacterized protein LOC143348007 isoform X3: protein MPFWNFFHDIFSGKSSEEPRNDCFRNPIWQNDEDDDDVDDFRHSRKRNHFHIFSGPLEITRYFESQIDEILKNFMFGFGNQGQNTFIDTFPFENSQQENLRDKMLKSSEKVNQLEPKLDTDLDKEVTVDNFSNIWGQYSKVEPPEAMFPKQRIFGKSIIKRFIHRPDGTIEQKQVIRDNEGNEETIVSHQMGDKMYTVITKKDKYGVETKTENIVNIDSSESKKIEEKLLPFRDSSTDFNFGLNYFPWEKFFKPDPKL from the exons ATGCCGTTTTGGAATTTCTTCCACGATATATTTTCTGGGAAAAGTTCTGAAGAACCCAGAAATGATTG TTTCAGGAATCCAATTTGGCAAAATGACGAAGATGACGATGATGTCGACGATTTCAG GCATTCCCGGAAAAGAAACcattttcatatttttagtGGCCCGCTAGAAATCACACGATATTTTGAATCCCAAATagatgaaatattaaagaattTTATGTTTGGATTTGGCAATCAag GTCAGAATACATTTATTGATACATTTCCATTTGAAAATTCTCAACAAGAAAATTTACGCGACAAAATGTTAAAATCATCAGAAAAGGTAAATCAATTAGAACCAAAACTGGACACAGACTTGGATAAAGA GGTCACAGTGGACAATTTTTCCAACATTTGGGGTCAatatagtaaagtggaaccacctgAAGCTATGTTTCCAAAACAACGTATTTTTGGAAAATCCATAATTAAACGTTTCATCCACAGACCGGATGGAACAATAGAACAGAAGCAAGTAATCAGAGACAATGAAGGGAACGAAGAAACAATTGTTTCACATCAAATGGGTGACAAAATGTATACTGTTATCACCAAAAAAGACAAATATGGCGTAGAAACTAAAACAGAGAATATTGTCAATATAGACAGCA GTGAATCGAAAAAAATAGAGGAAAAATTGTTACCATTTAGAGACAGTAGTACTGATTTTAATTTTGGCTTGAATTACTTTCCTTGGGAAAAGTTTTTCAAACCGGATCCAAAATTGTAA
- the LOC143348007 gene encoding uncharacterized protein LOC143348007 isoform X2, which produces MPFWNFFHDIFSGKSSEEPRNDWNPIWQNDEDDDDVDDFRHSRKRNHFHIFSGPLEITRYFESQIDEILKNFMFGFGNQVPGQNTFIDTFPFENSQQENLRDKMLKSSEKVNQLEPKLDTDLDKEVTVDNFSNIWGQYSKVEPPEAMFPKQRIFGKSIIKRFIHRPDGTIEQKQVIRDNEGNEETIVSHQMGDKMYTVITKKDKYGVETKTENIVNIDSSESKKIEEKLLPFRDSSTDFNFGLNYFPWEKFFKPDPKL; this is translated from the exons ATGCCGTTTTGGAATTTCTTCCACGATATATTTTCTGGGAAAAGTTCTGAAGAACCCAGAAATGATTG GAATCCAATTTGGCAAAATGACGAAGATGACGATGATGTCGACGATTTCAG GCATTCCCGGAAAAGAAACcattttcatatttttagtGGCCCGCTAGAAATCACACGATATTTTGAATCCCAAATagatgaaatattaaagaattTTATGTTTGGATTTGGCAATCAag TTCCAGGTCAGAATACATTTATTGATACATTTCCATTTGAAAATTCTCAACAAGAAAATTTACGCGACAAAATGTTAAAATCATCAGAAAAGGTAAATCAATTAGAACCAAAACTGGACACAGACTTGGATAAAGA GGTCACAGTGGACAATTTTTCCAACATTTGGGGTCAatatagtaaagtggaaccacctgAAGCTATGTTTCCAAAACAACGTATTTTTGGAAAATCCATAATTAAACGTTTCATCCACAGACCGGATGGAACAATAGAACAGAAGCAAGTAATCAGAGACAATGAAGGGAACGAAGAAACAATTGTTTCACATCAAATGGGTGACAAAATGTATACTGTTATCACCAAAAAAGACAAATATGGCGTAGAAACTAAAACAGAGAATATTGTCAATATAGACAGCA GTGAATCGAAAAAAATAGAGGAAAAATTGTTACCATTTAGAGACAGTAGTACTGATTTTAATTTTGGCTTGAATTACTTTCCTTGGGAAAAGTTTTTCAAACCGGATCCAAAATTGTAA